Proteins encoded in a region of the Haloglomus salinum genome:
- a CDS encoding toxin-antitoxin system TumE family protein, translating into MVPYDTVEEYTREHAEYVEHVRIRRTDDEKYPCGWDYALHYGTKEGETLLRYDNAHERTKGHERHGSDGVTRIEFPGMFELLDRFQREVEQLPP; encoded by the coding sequence ATGGTCCCCTATGACACTGTCGAGGAGTACACCCGTGAACACGCCGAGTACGTCGAGCACGTCCGCATCCGGCGGACCGACGACGAGAAGTATCCCTGTGGCTGGGACTACGCGCTCCACTACGGAACGAAAGAGGGGGAGACGCTCCTCCGCTACGACAACGCCCACGAACGGACCAAGGGACACGAACGCCACGGGTCCGACGGGGTCACGCGTATCGAGTTTCCCGGGATGTTCGAACTGCTCGACCGCTTCCAGCGGGAGGTCGAACAACTCCCGCCCTGA
- the metG gene encoding methionine--tRNA ligase: MSHESFPTDGTAVVTCGLPYANGDLHVGHLRGYVAADAYNRALRKLGQQTAYVCGSDMHGTPIAVNAAEQGVSPEQFALEYHEQYQETFPKFDVDFDNYGHTDDETNTERTRDIVRTLESEGYVYEKEIMVAFDPEEGQALPDRFVEGTCPYCGEQARGDECDEGCGRHLEPGEIEDPVSTVTGNAAEYRERTHKFFRVSELQDYLQEFIDRLEGTDNARNQPREWIEGELRDWCITRDMDWGIDYPGDEDEEDALVLYVWVDAPIEYISSTEQYSERVGDDEYDWEDVWRDDSGEVVHVIGRDIIQHHTVFWPAMLHAAGYTEPRAVAATGFITINGKGLSTSRNRAIWAQEYLDEGFHPDLLRYYLATNGGLQQDVDFSWDKFQSRVNSELVGAYGNFAYRSLLFAQRNYGGTPDTAVSPEVSERIDEALADFREAVNDYSVRGVGETALDLARYGNEYIQSEEPWNLVDDDPDRAEQVIRDCVQLSVALAVLFEPLAPDTAERLYDQVGADGDVHEVTLEAAHDAPAADFDEPDELVTKIEDERVEELNEKLQERIAESASDDGDADEDSETTDTTDDTTDDMDLEPLTDDRISFDDFQDLDLRVGRIESAEPIEGADKLLRLEVDIGVETRQVVAGLRQLHDVDDLPGTRVVLVANMEKSELFGVESNGMVLAAGEEADLLTTHGDSPLGTKVR, encoded by the coding sequence ATGAGCCACGAGTCGTTCCCCACCGACGGGACCGCCGTCGTCACGTGTGGGCTGCCGTACGCGAACGGCGACCTCCACGTCGGTCACCTGCGGGGGTACGTCGCCGCGGACGCGTACAACCGGGCCCTGCGCAAGCTCGGCCAGCAGACCGCCTACGTCTGCGGCTCCGACATGCACGGGACCCCCATCGCCGTCAACGCCGCCGAGCAGGGCGTCTCCCCCGAGCAGTTCGCGCTGGAGTACCACGAGCAGTACCAGGAGACCTTCCCGAAGTTCGACGTCGACTTCGACAACTACGGCCACACGGACGACGAGACCAACACCGAACGCACGCGGGACATCGTCCGTACGCTGGAGTCGGAGGGGTACGTCTACGAGAAGGAGATCATGGTCGCGTTCGACCCGGAGGAGGGGCAGGCGCTCCCCGACCGCTTCGTCGAGGGGACCTGCCCGTACTGCGGGGAGCAGGCCCGCGGCGACGAGTGCGACGAGGGATGTGGTCGCCACCTCGAACCCGGGGAGATCGAGGACCCCGTCTCCACCGTCACCGGCAACGCCGCCGAGTACCGCGAGCGCACACACAAGTTCTTCCGCGTCTCCGAACTGCAGGACTACCTCCAGGAGTTCATCGACCGCCTCGAGGGGACAGACAACGCCCGCAACCAGCCCCGCGAGTGGATCGAGGGTGAGCTCCGGGACTGGTGTATCACCCGCGACATGGACTGGGGTATCGACTACCCCGGCGACGAGGACGAGGAGGACGCGCTCGTCCTCTACGTCTGGGTCGACGCCCCCATCGAGTACATCTCTTCGACGGAGCAGTACTCCGAGCGCGTCGGCGACGACGAGTACGACTGGGAGGACGTCTGGCGCGACGATTCGGGCGAGGTCGTCCACGTCATCGGCCGGGACATCATCCAGCACCACACCGTCTTCTGGCCGGCGATGCTCCACGCGGCGGGCTACACCGAACCGCGGGCCGTCGCCGCGACGGGCTTCATCACCATCAACGGGAAGGGGCTCTCGACCTCTCGGAACCGGGCCATCTGGGCCCAGGAGTACCTCGACGAGGGGTTCCACCCGGACCTGCTGCGCTACTACCTCGCCACGAACGGCGGGCTTCAGCAGGACGTGGACTTCTCCTGGGACAAGTTCCAGTCCCGCGTCAACAGCGAGCTCGTCGGCGCGTACGGGAACTTCGCCTACCGCTCGCTCCTGTTCGCCCAGCGCAACTACGGTGGCACGCCCGACACGGCCGTCTCCCCCGAGGTCAGCGAGCGCATCGACGAGGCCCTCGCGGACTTCCGCGAGGCGGTCAACGACTACTCCGTGCGGGGCGTCGGCGAGACCGCACTCGACCTCGCCCGGTACGGCAACGAGTACATCCAGTCCGAGGAGCCGTGGAACCTCGTCGACGACGACCCCGACCGGGCCGAGCAGGTCATCCGCGACTGCGTCCAGCTCTCGGTCGCGCTCGCGGTCCTCTTCGAGCCGCTCGCGCCCGACACGGCCGAGCGCCTCTACGACCAGGTCGGCGCCGACGGCGATGTCCACGAGGTGACGCTCGAGGCCGCCCACGACGCGCCCGCCGCCGACTTCGACGAGCCCGACGAACTCGTCACCAAGATCGAGGACGAGCGCGTCGAGGAACTGAACGAGAAACTGCAGGAGCGCATCGCCGAGTCCGCCAGCGACGACGGCGATGCCGACGAGGACAGTGAGACGACCGACACCACCGACGACACCACCGACGACATGGACCTCGAACCCCTCACCGACGACCGCATCAGCTTCGACGACTTCCAGGACCTCGACCTCCGGGTCGGGCGCATCGAATCGGCCGAGCCCATCGAGGGCGCGGACAAGCTCCTCCGGCTGGAGGTGGACATCGGCGTCGAGACCCGGCAGGTCGTCGCCGGCCTCCGACAGCTCCACGACGTCGACGACCTCCCCGGCACGCGGGTGGTGCTGGTCGCCAACATGGAGAAGTCGGAGCTGTTCGGCGTCGAGTCCAACGGGATGGTGCTGGCGGCGGGCGAGGAGGCCGACCTGCTGACGACCCACGGCGACTCGCCGCTCGGGACGAAGGTGCGGTAG
- a CDS encoding YqaA family protein — MLPVGHFHVGIFRALEEAVRAATGPFGLVIIFVYSFLIAFILPLPSEVVLATPLRLGLPYWIEIAIIIVVSGVGKAAGSVLAFGLGQEAKESGPVIRLLRRSRFNVVSLAERRTVQLAKEYGYAGLALALCVPGFPDTLSIYAFSVLEEDYVKFALATFAGSAGRLVFFLAVVEGTLALL, encoded by the coding sequence CTGCTCCCGGTCGGCCACTTCCACGTCGGTATCTTCCGGGCGCTGGAGGAAGCGGTACGGGCCGCGACCGGCCCGTTCGGGCTGGTCATCATCTTCGTCTACAGTTTCCTCATCGCCTTCATCCTCCCGCTCCCCAGCGAGGTCGTGCTCGCGACGCCGCTCCGACTGGGACTCCCCTACTGGATCGAGATCGCCATCATCATCGTCGTCAGCGGCGTCGGCAAGGCCGCGGGGAGCGTCCTCGCGTTCGGCCTCGGGCAGGAGGCCAAGGAGTCCGGCCCGGTCATCAGACTGCTCCGGCGCTCGCGGTTCAACGTGGTGTCGCTGGCCGAGCGCCGAACGGTCCAGCTGGCGAAGGAGTACGGCTACGCCGGCCTCGCGCTGGCGCTCTGCGTGCCAGGGTTTCCCGACACGCTCTCCATCTACGCGTTCTCCGTCCTCGAGGAGGACTACGTCAAGTTCGCACTCGCCACGTTCGCCGGGAGCGCCGGCCGCCTCGTCTTCTTCCTCGCCGTCGTCGAGGGGACGCTGGCACTGCTCTGA
- a CDS encoding prenyltransferase, with translation MEDTTDGALGEGNDLDPSAVDPAPRRVRDADRSTVLWALWTTSRPDQLLLVVAVYAMGATIAVAQGAALSAGAALAGLAALLPTAASIHYANEYADYETDALTDRTPFSGGSGGLHAARLPRRLARDATLVTAAVAALVAGLLWATGALPTVAAAVLVVAAVLGWGYSLPPLALAWNGLGELDNAVLGGLLLPHYGAAALAGTFDLAVCLAVLPFTALVFVNLLATQWPDRRADAAVGKYTLPTRWSPARLRVAYVAGVVVAFGSLAALWGHAIPPLVAAATLLALPFVAWGMATYTRDEWPFPTVAAMVVAAVAQLVAWAVVAGLPARVAAFPG, from the coding sequence ATGGAGGACACGACGGACGGCGCGCTCGGGGAGGGCAACGACCTCGACCCGTCGGCTGTCGACCCCGCGCCGCGCCGCGTGCGGGACGCCGACCGCTCGACCGTGCTGTGGGCGCTCTGGACCACGAGCCGGCCGGACCAGCTGTTGCTCGTCGTCGCCGTCTACGCGATGGGCGCGACCATCGCCGTCGCACAGGGCGCGGCGCTCTCGGCCGGGGCGGCGCTCGCGGGGCTGGCCGCCCTGCTGCCGACCGCCGCGAGCATCCACTACGCCAACGAGTACGCCGACTACGAGACCGACGCGCTGACCGACCGGACGCCGTTCTCGGGCGGGAGCGGTGGGCTGCACGCCGCCAGGCTCCCGCGGCGGCTCGCACGCGACGCGACGCTCGTGACGGCCGCCGTGGCCGCGCTCGTGGCCGGACTGCTCTGGGCGACCGGCGCGCTGCCGACGGTCGCGGCCGCCGTGCTGGTCGTCGCGGCGGTACTGGGCTGGGGCTACTCGCTGCCACCGCTGGCGCTGGCGTGGAACGGGCTCGGGGAACTCGACAACGCCGTCCTCGGCGGGCTACTCCTCCCCCACTACGGCGCGGCGGCGCTCGCCGGCACGTTCGACCTGGCGGTCTGTCTCGCGGTCCTGCCGTTCACGGCGCTCGTGTTCGTCAACTTGCTCGCGACCCAGTGGCCCGACCGGCGGGCCGACGCTGCCGTCGGAAAGTACACCCTGCCGACGCGGTGGTCACCCGCCCGGCTCCGCGTGGCCTACGTCGCCGGTGTCGTCGTCGCGTTCGGGTCGCTCGCTGCGCTGTGGGGCCACGCTATCCCGCCGCTCGTGGCGGCGGCGACCCTGCTCGCGCTCCCGTTCGTGGCGTGGGGCATGGCGACCTACACGCGCGACGAGTGGCCGTTCCCCACCGTCGCGGCGATGGTGGTCGCGGCGGTGGCCCAGCTGGTGGCGTGGGCTGTGGTCGCCGGGCTCCCGGCGCGGGTCGCCGCGTTTCCGGGCTGA
- the hemB gene encoding porphobilinogen synthase has protein sequence MSGHDAPTSGLGPRRLRADGVRDLVSETDVQASDLVAPVFVDATTDERRPIPSMPGHERVPVEEAVPRVREVMETGVEAVIVFGIPESKDPQGSRADADDGVVQRATRAITAETDAYVIADLCLCEYTDHGHCGLLEDDAAEDPRLTVRNDATLERYRSIAVSQAAAGADMIAPSGMMDGQVAAIRAALDEAGHDDVPIMAYAAKYASAFYGPFRDAADGAPAFGDRRHYQMDPANSREARREVARDAAEGADVLMVKPALPYLDVVSEVRREFDHPVAAYNVSGEYAMLHAAAERGWLDLEAAAYESLLSIKRAGADLVITYFAEDIADRL, from the coding sequence ATGAGCGGCCACGACGCACCAACGAGCGGCCTCGGCCCCCGCCGACTCAGAGCCGACGGCGTCCGGGACCTCGTCAGCGAAACCGACGTGCAGGCCAGCGACCTCGTCGCGCCCGTCTTCGTCGACGCGACGACCGACGAACGCCGACCCATCCCGTCGATGCCGGGGCACGAGCGCGTCCCGGTCGAGGAGGCGGTCCCACGCGTCCGCGAGGTCATGGAGACCGGCGTCGAGGCGGTCATCGTCTTCGGCATCCCGGAGTCGAAGGACCCCCAGGGCTCGCGCGCCGACGCCGACGACGGTGTCGTCCAGCGGGCCACCCGCGCGATAACGGCCGAGACCGACGCGTACGTCATCGCAGACCTCTGTCTCTGCGAGTACACCGACCACGGCCACTGCGGCCTCCTCGAAGACGACGCCGCCGAGGACCCGCGCCTGACGGTCCGCAACGACGCCACCCTCGAACGCTACCGCTCGATTGCGGTCTCACAGGCCGCGGCCGGCGCGGACATGATCGCGCCCTCCGGGATGATGGACGGGCAGGTGGCCGCCATCCGCGCGGCGCTGGACGAGGCCGGCCACGACGACGTCCCCATCATGGCGTACGCCGCGAAGTACGCCTCCGCGTTCTACGGGCCGTTCCGCGACGCCGCGGACGGCGCACCCGCCTTCGGCGACCGCCGACACTACCAGATGGACCCCGCGAACTCGCGGGAGGCGCGACGCGAGGTCGCACGTGACGCCGCCGAGGGCGCGGACGTGCTGATGGTCAAACCCGCGCTCCCCTACCTCGATGTGGTGAGCGAAGTCCGCCGAGAGTTCGACCACCCCGTCGCCGCCTACAACGTCAGCGGCGAGTACGCGATGCTCCATGCCGCCGCCGAGCGAGGCTGGCTCGACCTCGAAGCGGCCGCCTACGAGTCCCTGCTCTCCATCAAACGGGCCGGCGCGGACCTCGTCATCACCTACTTCGCCGAGGACATCGCGGACCGACTCTGA
- a CDS encoding ammonium transporter, with amino-acid sequence MIEPILLQGDVTAIANSINAVWVLMVCFLIFFMQPGFALLEAGQVRAKNAGNVVMKNMTDWSMGVLVFFLVGAGVSAMAGMLGSPGVEFSISGAFSHINDPTAWIGWLFGAVFAMTAATIVSGAIAERMKFSAYVVYAFVLVAVLYPVISGSTWGGTGLLSSTGFLGEALGVGYKDFAGATVVHAMGGIAGLTAAYMVGPRKGRFDENGDAQPIPGHSVLFAVIGTLILAFGWYAFNVGTQATVLTTDGTFNGAALGRVALNTTLAMGAGMVFSTITTAVWEGKPDPLFGANGLLAGLVAITGACAHVTWWGALVIGIVGGIQTPIVYRWVVDSLKIDDVCGVFAVHGSAGFIGTIMIPFFDVAGFSVNQLIMQVAGSAFIGTFTVLGTMVTLLVVDAVIGLRVSEEEEVTGLDPSEHGMHAYPEFTDDSGPERAVADGGSVPGATDEIRTDGGVASDDAPTPAITEVTDDE; translated from the coding sequence ATGATCGAACCGATACTGCTCCAGGGAGACGTGACCGCCATCGCGAACAGCATCAACGCGGTGTGGGTGCTGATGGTGTGTTTCCTGATATTCTTCATGCAGCCCGGGTTCGCGCTGCTGGAGGCCGGGCAGGTACGCGCCAAGAACGCCGGCAACGTCGTGATGAAGAACATGACCGACTGGTCGATGGGCGTGCTGGTCTTCTTCCTCGTGGGAGCGGGGGTCTCCGCGATGGCGGGGATGCTCGGCTCGCCGGGCGTCGAGTTCTCCATCTCCGGCGCGTTCTCGCACATCAACGACCCGACGGCGTGGATCGGCTGGCTGTTCGGCGCGGTGTTCGCGATGACCGCCGCCACCATCGTCTCCGGGGCCATCGCCGAGCGGATGAAGTTCTCGGCGTACGTCGTGTACGCCTTCGTGCTCGTCGCGGTCCTCTACCCGGTCATCTCCGGGTCGACCTGGGGTGGGACGGGCCTGCTCTCCTCGACCGGCTTCCTCGGGGAGGCGCTCGGCGTCGGCTACAAGGACTTCGCCGGCGCGACCGTCGTCCACGCGATGGGCGGCATCGCCGGGCTCACCGCCGCGTACATGGTCGGCCCGCGCAAGGGCCGCTTCGACGAGAACGGTGACGCACAGCCCATCCCCGGGCACAGCGTCCTGTTCGCCGTCATCGGGACGCTCATCCTGGCCTTCGGCTGGTACGCGTTCAACGTCGGCACCCAGGCGACCGTCCTGACGACGGACGGCACGTTCAACGGCGCCGCGCTGGGCCGTGTCGCGCTGAACACCACCCTCGCGATGGGCGCGGGCATGGTGTTCTCAACCATCACCACCGCCGTCTGGGAGGGCAAGCCGGACCCACTGTTCGGCGCCAACGGCCTCCTGGCCGGCCTGGTCGCCATCACCGGCGCGTGTGCCCACGTCACCTGGTGGGGAGCCCTGGTCATCGGCATCGTCGGCGGCATCCAGACGCCCATCGTCTACCGCTGGGTCGTCGACTCGCTGAAGATCGACGACGTCTGTGGCGTCTTCGCGGTCCACGGCTCGGCCGGCTTCATCGGGACCATCATGATCCCGTTCTTCGACGTGGCCGGCTTCTCGGTCAACCAGCTGATCATGCAGGTCGCCGGCTCCGCGTTCATCGGGACGTTCACCGTCCTCGGCACGATGGTGACGCTGCTGGTGGTCGACGCGGTCATCGGGCTGCGCGTCTCCGAGGAGGAGGAGGTCACCGGGCTCGACCCCTCCGAGCACGGCATGCACGCCTACCCCGAGTTCACGGACGACTCCGGCCCCGAGCGCGCGGTCGCCGACGGGGGGAGCGTGCCCGGCGCCACTGACGAGATCCGTACCGATGGCGGTGTCGCGAGCGACGATGCTCCCACCCCCGCCATCACGGAGGTGACCGACGATGAGTGA
- a CDS encoding P-II family nitrogen regulator: protein MSDAPNDGGVKLVTAFIRPDMLGEVKAALVDVGAPSITVTNVSGRGSQPAKKGQWRGEEYTVDLHSKVKVECYVADVPADEVAEAIVEAAGTGEPGDGKVFVSPVEEAYQIRTGVTGQDAV from the coding sequence ATGAGTGACGCGCCCAACGACGGCGGCGTGAAACTGGTGACGGCGTTCATCCGCCCGGACATGCTGGGCGAGGTGAAGGCCGCGCTCGTGGACGTGGGCGCTCCCTCCATCACCGTCACGAACGTCTCCGGCCGCGGCAGCCAGCCCGCGAAGAAGGGCCAGTGGCGCGGCGAGGAGTATACCGTCGACCTGCACTCGAAGGTGAAGGTCGAGTGCTACGTCGCGGACGTCCCCGCCGACGAGGTCGCCGAGGCCATCGTCGAGGCCGCGGGGACCGGCGAGCCCGGCGACGGCAAGGTGTTCGTCTCGCCGGTCGAGGAGGCGTACCAGATCCGGACCGGGGTGACCGGACAGGACGCGGTGTAG
- a CDS encoding Lrp/AsnC family transcriptional regulator, with amino-acid sequence MANTDSADGGSEEPDETGNEEPAVDATRSGPHDRATVTAADAATADRLAALEGSGAVDGYVPLVDYDALGLRTALLRIDAHHGNARTIADDLRDGPGVAVYLASGRFDVLAVCRFPSAAAFERTATRLASDPRVRAHRIAVARHAVVEDGPLTALHDGD; translated from the coding sequence GTGGCCAACACCGACTCCGCCGACGGGGGGTCGGAGGAGCCGGACGAGACGGGGAACGAGGAACCGGCCGTGGACGCGACCCGGAGCGGTCCGCACGACCGCGCCACGGTCACCGCGGCCGACGCCGCGACCGCCGACCGGCTGGCCGCGCTCGAAGGGTCGGGCGCCGTCGACGGCTACGTCCCACTCGTCGACTACGACGCACTCGGGCTCCGGACGGCACTCCTCCGGATCGACGCCCACCACGGGAACGCCCGCACCATCGCGGACGACCTCCGCGACGGCCCCGGCGTAGCGGTCTACCTGGCCAGCGGGCGGTTCGACGTGCTGGCCGTCTGCCGGTTCCCGTCTGCCGCCGCGTTCGAGCGAACCGCGACCCGGCTGGCGAGTGACCCCCGGGTCCGTGCCCACCGCATCGCGGTCGCACGGCACGCCGTCGTCGAGGACGGGCCGCTCACCGCGCTGCACGACGGCGACTGA
- a CDS encoding ammonium transporter — MDVLLQSGTELSTLVEGVNLLWVLTVTFLIFFMHAGFAMLEAGQVRSKNVANQLTKNMLTWSIGVIAFFLVGAGVASVTGQLTGPNALVPGDLVATWSAGSAGWVSWLFGAVFAMTAATIVSGAVAGRAKLRAYVTYTILLAAVIYPVVVGFTWAGQGLLTSDGLIGLGFQDFAGGVIVHGMGGVAGLTAAWIIGPRIDRYNSDGSVNVIPGHSLTFAVLGTLILAFGWYGFNVGTAASVFDATAAADQGILSLGAFDYVGRVALTTTLGMAAGAIGAGAMAWYKTGKVDTLYVANGMLAGLVGITSITDGILWVGALAVGLIAGAQLPIVFGFVEKRLKIDDVCAVFPVHGSAGLLGALLFPFVATDTWASGFDAAFFVDALVGQVVLVVVITAWTVAATAAVFGALKAIGQARVSREHELEGLDVSEHGVDTYPEFGRPEAATDGGYVQDDRGIIRPDGGVANDGGIKLVTAYIRPDVLGEVKGALVEVGAPSITVTNVSGRGSQPAKKGQWRGEEYTVDLHQKVKVECVVADVPAEEVAEAIVEAAKTGEPGDGKVFILPVEGAHQIRTGKTGREAV, encoded by the coding sequence ATGGACGTACTGCTCCAGTCCGGCACGGAGCTGAGTACGCTGGTCGAGGGGGTCAACCTGCTGTGGGTGCTGACGGTGACCTTCCTCATCTTCTTCATGCACGCCGGCTTCGCGATGCTGGAGGCCGGGCAGGTCCGCTCGAAGAACGTCGCCAACCAGCTGACGAAGAACATGCTCACCTGGAGCATCGGCGTCATCGCGTTCTTCCTCGTCGGCGCGGGCGTCGCGAGCGTGACGGGCCAGTTGACCGGGCCGAACGCGCTCGTCCCGGGTGACCTCGTCGCGACCTGGAGCGCCGGGTCGGCGGGCTGGGTGAGCTGGCTGTTCGGCGCCGTCTTCGCGATGACCGCCGCCACCATCGTCTCCGGGGCGGTGGCTGGTCGCGCGAAGCTCCGCGCGTACGTCACGTACACGATACTGCTGGCCGCGGTCATCTACCCGGTCGTCGTCGGGTTCACCTGGGCGGGCCAGGGACTCCTCACCTCCGACGGCCTCATCGGGCTGGGCTTCCAGGACTTCGCGGGCGGTGTCATCGTCCACGGCATGGGCGGCGTCGCCGGCCTCACCGCGGCCTGGATCATCGGCCCGCGCATCGACCGCTACAACAGCGACGGTTCCGTGAACGTCATCCCCGGCCACTCGCTGACGTTCGCGGTGCTGGGGACGCTCATCCTCGCGTTCGGCTGGTACGGCTTCAACGTCGGCACCGCCGCGTCGGTGTTCGACGCGACGGCCGCCGCCGACCAGGGCATCCTCTCGCTGGGCGCGTTCGACTACGTCGGCCGCGTCGCGCTGACCACGACGCTGGGCATGGCGGCGGGCGCCATCGGCGCCGGCGCGATGGCCTGGTACAAGACCGGCAAGGTCGACACGCTGTACGTCGCCAACGGGATGCTCGCCGGCCTCGTCGGCATCACCTCCATCACGGACGGCATCCTCTGGGTGGGCGCGCTCGCGGTCGGTCTCATCGCCGGTGCGCAGCTACCCATCGTCTTCGGCTTCGTCGAGAAGCGGCTCAAGATCGACGACGTCTGTGCGGTCTTCCCGGTCCACGGGAGCGCGGGGCTGCTCGGCGCGCTGCTGTTCCCGTTCGTCGCGACCGACACCTGGGCGAGTGGCTTCGACGCCGCGTTCTTCGTCGACGCGCTCGTCGGACAGGTCGTGCTCGTCGTGGTCATCACGGCCTGGACGGTCGCGGCAACCGCTGCAGTCTTCGGCGCGCTGAAGGCCATCGGCCAGGCCCGTGTCTCCCGCGAGCACGAACTGGAGGGGCTCGACGTCTCCGAGCACGGCGTCGACACCTACCCCGAGTTCGGCCGCCCCGAGGCCGCCACCGACGGCGGCTACGTCCAGGACGACCGCGGCATCATCCGCCCGGACGGCGGCGTCGCCAACGACGGCGGCATCAAACTGGTGACGGCGTACATCCGCCCGGACGTGCTGGGCGAGGTGAAAGGCGCCCTCGTCGAGGTCGGCGCTCCCTCAATCACCGTCACGAACGTCTCCGGCCGCGGCAGCCAGCCCGCGAAGAAGGGCCAGTGGCGCGGCGAGGAGTACACCGTCGACCTCCACCAGAAAGTGAAGGTCGAGTGTGTCGTGGCGGACGTGCCCGCCGAGGAGGTCGCCGAGGCCATCGTCGAGGCCGCCAAGACCGGCGAGCCCGGCGACGGCAAGGTGTTCATCCTCCCGGTCGAGGGAGCACACCAGATCCGGACGGGCAAGACCGGCCGCGAGGCCGTCTAA